Proteins found in one Nocardia brasiliensis ATCC 700358 genomic segment:
- a CDS encoding SCO2522 family protein — MGYSEHGEQARIEQVPLSHLSLEVGHFSVPQIAHDMDQVLRRFRWIAPLAEAFIAVARAEFGSRARVSTCYVLDDYTAPNADPRDILGKLLTAADETGVRIDYLARRAGCAAAIPRDDDGGSSGAPISLAELVAASIVAEPDVSSSTGRRPPTAESGWLCNGRRPSDGEQPQHMWMLPFRPAEEFGRSEHSIFLDVQLWSERTESVNGRNEIHRRWSAPLLTAVWQLLRLGALRYHGAAVVRPQLFSPETPWPSRWQELPAVMQLAPDAAPFAAYRSMSIVPKHRAALVHSMQLILDHLDVDRAVIDQLVARGAAEEVPVTVSRKISDRVSHLLWDGT; from the coding sequence ATGGGCTACAGCGAGCACGGGGAACAGGCCCGGATCGAGCAGGTGCCGCTGTCGCATCTGTCGCTCGAGGTCGGCCACTTCTCGGTGCCGCAGATCGCGCACGACATGGATCAGGTGCTGCGCCGGTTTCGCTGGATCGCGCCGTTGGCCGAGGCGTTCATCGCCGTCGCCCGCGCGGAATTCGGCTCCCGGGCGCGGGTGAGTACCTGCTATGTCCTCGACGACTACACCGCGCCGAATGCCGACCCGCGGGACATCCTCGGCAAGTTACTCACCGCGGCGGACGAAACCGGTGTGCGGATCGACTATCTGGCCCGCCGAGCGGGCTGCGCGGCGGCGATTCCACGCGACGACGACGGCGGGTCATCAGGTGCGCCGATCAGCCTCGCTGAGCTGGTCGCCGCCAGTATCGTTGCCGAGCCGGATGTTTCGTCGTCGACCGGGCGTCGGCCGCCGACCGCGGAGTCCGGCTGGTTGTGCAACGGCCGCCGCCCGTCGGACGGGGAACAACCGCAGCACATGTGGATGCTGCCGTTCCGCCCCGCGGAGGAGTTCGGCCGAAGCGAGCATTCGATCTTCCTGGATGTGCAGCTGTGGAGTGAGCGCACCGAGTCCGTCAACGGGCGCAACGAAATTCACCGCCGATGGTCGGCGCCGCTGCTCACCGCGGTCTGGCAGTTGCTGCGGCTCGGCGCGCTGCGCTACCACGGTGCGGCGGTCGTGCGGCCGCAGCTGTTCTCGCCCGAAACACCGTGGCCTAGCCGGTGGCAAGAACTACCGGCAGTAATGCAACTCGCACCCGACGCAGCTCCGTTCGCGGCCTACCGGTCGATGTCGATCGTGCCCAAACATCGCGCCGCTCTGGTTCATTCGATGCAGCTGATCCTGGATCACCTGGACGTGGATCGTGCCGTGATCGATCAGCTCGTCGCCCGCGGAGCCGCGGAGGAGGTGCCGGTCACGGTGTCGCGCAAGATCTCCGACCGCGTTTCCCATTTGCTGTGGGACGGAACGTGA